The nucleotide window ATGGCGAACCGCTGCCGAGGGCGTCGCGAACCGCCTCGACCGTCACTGGATTGCCATCGTTGTGCAGGGCGCCCGCGGCCGCTGCAACCTCTTCGAATGTGGGGGTCTGGTCCTGCATGTCGTATCCGTTGTGTGAAGCGGGGAGCTTACTACAGATACTTTTTCCCTGGCACGACCTTGCGTGGGATCAGGACCATGGGTTGCTTGCACGGTGATAGCGTTGCGGCGCCCATGTTTTTTTGTCATGTGCATATTCGCGTGCATATAAGGAGTGACGGCGGCGCTGCTAGAATCGGCCTCTGCTGTAACCACACCTCAACATTCATGGGAAACCAATCATGCGGATTCCACTTCTTGCCACGACCATGTTGACCTGGATGGCTGCCAGCACCGCCAGTGCCGTGCCCACCCAGTCCAGCTTCGCCGCAGACACCTTCACTTTCACAGCGGATTGTGCGTACGATGCCGCGCAAACGGAATGCGCCTCCTACGACAACTGGCATACCGGCACCAATACCTACTCCCCGACGGGTGCCGGTTCCAGCATCGCCGATGCGCGCGGATCGTCATGGACGCTGGCGGAAGCCGACGCGGGCTCCTATTTGCCGGTGCTGAAGGCGTATGCATCGAGCGCTCCCGCCTACCAGTCCGGCGGCCCGCATGGTGGCTCGTCGATGGTCGACGCGACCATCTGGGCGGTGCAAGGCTATCGGTACACGGGTTCCACGCCGTTTGCGCTGACGCTGACGGTCACGCTCGATTCGCAGTTTTCGGAAGATGCCGGCGGCGGCACGCAAAACCATTCGATGGTGGCGGTCAGCCTGTTCGACACAGGCGGCTACGTGTTCGACTACGACCAGAACGCGGCAAGCAACAGCCAGTGCCCGATGATTGCCACGGTACCCAGATGGGGGTGCGCGACGCTGCCCGATATCTTCGCCCGCGACCAGCAGTTCCTGTATGACACCGGCACGCTGACGATTTCGATCTCGACCGTGCT belongs to Pseudoduganella albidiflava and includes:
- a CDS encoding PEPxxWA-CTERM sorting domain-containing protein, whose protein sequence is MRIPLLATTMLTWMAASTASAVPTQSSFAADTFTFTADCAYDAAQTECASYDNWHTGTNTYSPTGAGSSIADARGSSWTLAEADAGSYLPVLKAYASSAPAYQSGGPHGGSSMVDATIWAVQGYRYTGSTPFALTLTVTLDSQFSEDAGGGTQNHSMVAVSLFDTGGYVFDYDQNAASNSQCPMIATVPRWGCATLPDIFARDQQFLYDTGTLTISISTVLDPGQTFYVGSMLDANVCCGGVVDSSQTLRMRFNDATLLESYPVAVVPEPHTWAMMLGGLALLGASLRRQRR